GCCTTAAATATAAAGGACATTTAAGGTTCTCTCTGTAAGGAGAAAAAATGCTGAAAATATTAACAATACTAATTTTATTAAGTTTTCAAATATATTCAGGAGAACAAGAGATAAAGGCATATATGAAGCAACAAAATAGTAAACTGGATAATAAAACAGCAGATAGAATATATAAAAATGTTATTTATTATTCAAAACAATACAATGTTGACCCTGTTTTAGTATTTTCTGTTATGAAGACAGAAAGCCATTTTAGACATTCAACATTGAGTTCAGCGGGGGCTAGAGGTTTAATGCAACTCATGCCTTTTAACTTTAAAGAGTTTGATGTTGATAATTCAATTGAGGGAAATATTAAGGGTGGAGTAATGCACCTAAAAAGAGATTATGAAAGGACAAAGAATATAACAAAAACTTTAGTTTGTTACAACGCAGGTTGCGGAAGATTAAAAAATAATGAGTGGCATAAAATTAAGGAAACAACCGATTATATAACAAAAATAAACAATGTTTATCCTGAAATAAAAAAACTTTATTATACAAATTTAAAAGTCGTAGATAAAACGATAGTAGTAGACGAAGATTTTATTGATGAAGTAGAGGAAACAGAAGAACCAAGAAAATTAACTAAGCAAGAAAAATTTCAAAGAAATAGAATAGGATTTAAAAGAAATGTAATGAATGAAAGTGAGGAAAAAAATGATAGGAATTTTAAAAGATGATATTTTTGAATTCCCCCAAATAATAACAACGATAATTTTATTAATTCCATTAATTATGATGATTTATGGACTTATTCAACTGTTCCATATTTTTATTAGGCTTTTATATTTAATAATAAAAGAACTGATTTTTTTAAGTTTAGTGTACTTAGAAAAAAGAATATATAAAGGAGCAAAATTTTTAAGTAAAAAAAATAAAACTATATATAAATTAATTGGTCTTCGATCAGAAGAAAAAGTTAAAATATACACCTTAGAATCTATGCAGACAGGGAAGATACAAGAAATATTGCAAGGAGAATTTAAAGAATATTTTAAAATATATAGGAGTAGAAATGAAAAAAATTAAAATAATAATCATATTTTTATTATTATCATTGAGTTTATTTTCAAGTGGGGAAATATCTTTTAGAAAGCAAAGAGAGAAAGTTTTAAAAGAACAGCAGGAAGAAGATAAGGGAGAGCAAAAACAGGTAAAAAGAGAGAAAATTACGACTACAAATAAAGAAAAATCAATAAGACAGGCAATTTTAGAAACAGCTTTCTCAAAAATGGGAACACCTTACATTTACGGAGCGAATGGTAACGGTGCATATGATTGTTCAAGTTATGTGCAATTTGTTTATAAAAAATCAATAAATGTAAATTTACCGAGAGTATCATATCAACAGGCAGAATCAGGTAAAAAAGTAAAAGTTAATCAGTTGAAAGCAGGAGATTTAGTGGCTTTTGATACATTAAATAAAGGTCGTATATCTCATATAGGTATTTACATTGGCGATAATCAGTTTATACATGCTTCATCAGGATATAAAAAAGTAGTAGTTTCACAGCTTGAGGGATATTATGCAGATAAATTTAAGTATGGAGTAAAAATTTTATGATTGATATAAAAATAAAATATACAAAAGAATTAGAACCATATTCTTTTAACCGTGCAAAAGAAAAATATGTTAATGGAGAAATAAAAGAAAAAAAAAATAAAGAACATACTCAAATATGGGTAGAAGAAATTTTATTTAGTAAGTTTGATGAAATTGTAGAAATATCAAAAGAAATATTTGAAAATACATATGGTGTTTTTTTTGATGATTACCAAAAAAAAATAAATTATATAAAAATAATAATAGCAAATGAAAAAATATTGGAAGATTCAGAGGAATATAAGATATTTACTGAAAAAATAATGGGCTTATTACAATCATCAGAACAAGAAACGGCACAATTAATGGAAAATGGAACAGAGGAAACTAATTTAAGTGATGAAATAGATATAAATCAAGCAATAGCACAAAATAAAAATGATGTTGAGGATAATATAAATAAAAAAACGGTAGAATTAGAAAAAGCCGAAAAACAGGCTGAAAGAGAAGAGAGAATAAAAAAAGCTAATAAAGAATGGGAAAATATCTCAGAATTAGAACCAGAGGACAGGCTAAAAGAAATACCGATACTTATAAAACCTGAATCTGCAAAAGAATTATCAGAAAATAAAGAAATAATAGAAAATATAAAAATAGAATTAGAAGTTTTGGAGAGATACCAATATAAATTATCTAATAATTCGCACATAATGGCTCTTATTTTTATCATAAATAAGAAACAGGGTATTACGGAACTTGAAAACGGGAAAATACTCTTAAAAGTGTCAAAAAATCATTTTTATAGAATATATAATAAATTTCAGGATTTAACAAAAGCGGATATTAGTTTAAAAACTTCTCTTATTTCTTATTTTCACTTAGATGAAAGCGAGAATTTAAAAAGAAAAGAAGAAATAATAAATATGGGTAATGTAAATAATGTAGAGGACTTTTACAAATTACAGTTAAAAATAATAAAAACTAAAATAGCTTGCTTGGATTACTTCTTTTCTTTAACAGATAATAAAAACAAAGAGATAGTCAAATTCAAAGAAATACGATGCAAAGAAAAAAAGAAAATTTTCTCAAAAAGAAAATCAAATCAGGCGAATATTTATTATCAGTTGGTAATACTGAAAAAACAGATAGAACGTGTTTTTGAATGGGATTTACTGGGAATAAATAATTTAGAGTTAGGAGAAAAGAAATGAATTACTTATTTACAGGGATTTATTTTTTATCAATAGTTCCAATGATAATATATTTTTTTCAAAAATATAAAAAGCAGTTAGGAGAGGAAGAATACAACAAAAAACTAACAATTATATTAGTAATCACAACGTTTTTAGGTATTTATATATTTAAAAAGACAGAAGTAATGACTATAAAGAAATTTTTTACAATAATAAGATATAGTTTTTTATTTTTAGGGTTATCAGCGGTAGTGCATACAAAATATAATGAAAATAAAGACAATATTGATAAATTAATAGAAAAGTATTATTTAATAACAATAGTTCCTGCATTGATAGGAACAACATTAATAGGGCTAATAATAAAATAAGCCAAGCTTGCAACAGCTTAGCTTTAAAACTAACTAATTTTAATAACAGATTGTAACATATAAAAATGTAAAAAACAAGAAAAGGGATTATATGTTCTGTACTAAACTCGTACAGTCAATCGAAAAATATTTTAAATAAAATTTTTTCCGATTAAATTAATAACTATAAGGAGAAAATATGACATATGACACACCTCTTGATAGTTCAAAAACTTAATGAAAGTATAAAAGGAGAAAGAATGTTAGATAAAAAAGATGAAAATTTAGAATATGATATTGCAAACTTTAACAGCCATTATAAGGGGGCTGATTCAGTAGAAACATTTATTATACATTATAAAACACACATGAATAAAGCTACCTCTACAGTTATATTTTATTTAAAAGAAATAATGAAACATTGTGATATAAAATCAGAAGAAAAAACAGTAATATCTGAAATTATCAAAAAAGAAGAAAAACAGTTAGAGCAAGAAGATAATTTCCTAAATAAAATTTTAAACAAATATTGCAAAAAAATAGAGAATGTAAAAATTATAGAAAACCTAAATATAAAAAAGCAAAAAGACTGTGAAAAATACAGTAATAACATGGAACTTTTTCCTGATTATTATTATTTATTAGAAGAAAAAATACATATATCAGATATGAAAGAACATAGCGAAAAATATAAAAATAAAATAATTTTTTTTAAAGAGCAAAAAAAGTTTATTGAAAATTCAAAGTTATCAGATCAGCTAAAAAATATAATATTAAAAAAGTATAATTTTGAATTTGATGTATTTTATTAAAGCTAAAAGGAGAAAAAATGAAACTAATAATAGCAGAAAAACCTGATTTAGCAAGGGCAATTTTAACAGCAATTGAGGGCAATGAAGTAAGTAAAAACGGCTACACAGAAAAGGGAGACTATATAGTAACATGGGCTTTCGGTCATATGTTACAGTTAAAAGACCCCGAAGACTATGACATCAAGTATAAAAAATGGTCTATTGAACCATTACCGCTATATTTTGAAAATTGGGAACACAAAATATCCAGTGAGGAAAAAGACAAAGGTAAAGCTGAACAATTAAAGATTATAGAGGGTTTGTTAAATAGATGTGATGAAGTTATACACGCTGGCGACCCGGATTCGGAAGGTCAGTATTTAATAGATGAAATACTACAGTTTTATAACAATAAAAAGCCTGTGAAGCGTATTTTAATAAATGATAATAATACAGAATATATAAAAAAAGCATTTACTAAATTAGAAGATAATCAGAAATATATTTCACTGGGAGAAAGTGCCTATGCAAGAAGTGTAGCAGATATGTTATTAGGAATAAATGCAACAAGACTTTATACTTGCCTAAATAGTAATGGAGAATTATTATCCGTAGGTCGAGTTCAAACCCCGACTGTGGGACTTGTAGTAAACAGAGATTATGCAATTGAAAACCATGTAAAGGAAAAATATTACGAATTATCAATTACAGCTAATAACAGAGATAAAACCAATAATATAGTATTTACGTATCAAAAAACAAAAGATACACCAGTAAATGAAGATAAACTCATAACAGATATTACCTTTTTAGAGAATATCAAAAATGAAATAAAAGATACTACACTTTATGATGTAAAAGTATCATCTAAAATAAAAAATGAAAATGCTCCTTTGCCTTTTAACCTAGCAAAATTACAGGCATATTGCAGTCAAAAATATGGATATTCAGCACAGCAGACACAGGATATAACGCAATCATTGAGGGAAAAACACAAAGCAATAACTTATAACCGATCAGACAGTCAGTATTTGAATGAAGACCATTTTTTAGAAGCACCTGAAAAATTACAGGTAATATTCAAAAATTTAAATATAACTGTAGATAGAATAGATACAACCAAGAAATCAAAATGTTTTGATAATTCCAAAGTAACAGCCCACCATGCAATAATCCCAACAAAGGCAGAAATAGATATATCAAAGTTTAGTAAGGAAGAATTAAATGTTTACGAAGCAATAGCAGATTTTTATATTATTCAATTTCTACCGCCACAGGTAATTAAGGAAAAAACAGGAGAATTCAAAGTAAAAGAATATGAATTCAAAGCAACGGGCAGAAAAATAATAGATTTAGGGTATAAAAAGTATTTAAATAATACACCTGATGAGGAAGAAGAAAAAGAGCAAGAGGGAAATTCAGGAATATCAGATTTTGAAGACGGGAACTATGAATTTATAAATTTTATGACAAATATAGTAGATAAAGAAACAAAGCCATTAAAGGCATATACAGAAAGTACATTGTTAATGGATATGACAAGAGTGTCAAAATATATAGTAGACCCTGAAATAAAAGAAATCCTGCTAAGAAAAGATGAGGGGAAAAAAGGAGAAAATGGAAGCATAGGAACACCTGCCACAAGAGCAAGCATAATAGAAAAACTGTTTGAAATAGGATATATAACAAGGGTAGGAAAGACCATAAAGGCTACCAAAAAAGGAAAAGAATTTTATAATAGTCTACCTAGTGTACTACAAACAGCAGATATGACAGCATTATGGTGGACGATACAGGAAGAAATAATTGAGAATACAAAAACAGCAGATGACCTAATATTAAGTGTACTGGAAACAGTAAAAGCAGTATTAACAGCGAGTAGAAAAAATATTTTAAAGTCTGGCAATGAAAAATGTCCAAACTGTGAAACAGGATATGTAATACCGAAGATTCATAGAAAATATGGTGCTTATTGGTCTTGCATAGATTGTAATAAAAATTATCCTGATAAAGGCGGAAAACCAGATTTTACAGAAAGAAAGCCTGCGGAAAAATCAGAATTAAAATGTCCTAAAGACGGCGGTATTTTATATAAAAACACAGGAATACACGGCGATTATTGGCGATGTGGGAGTTGTAAAGAAACTTACAAGGATAAAGACGGAACACCTGAATTAGTAAAAAAGGAAAATAAGAAATCAGGTCATAAATGTGGTTGTGGTGCTGACTTAATAGAAAGAGTAAACGGTACAACAGGTAAAATATGGTATGGTTGTTCAAAATATCCCAAATGTAAAAGGACTTATTACCCACAAGATAATGGAACTATAAAAGAATCAGTGAAGAAATAAAACTGTTCCGTACTAAACCCGTACGGCTAATCACAAACAATTTTTTGCAAAAATTCTTTATGATTTAAATAAAAAATGCCCTAAAGAGGGCGAGGAATGATCTTAATGTACCAATCTTGTGATAATCAAAAAAAGAATGATTATCAAAGTAAATCGTAGCATTTCATTCCTCCAAATTGTAGTATTACGGTCTGTGAAACCGCTATTTATTATAACAAATATAAAATAAAAAAACTAGGTAAATACCTAGCTCTTTTCACAGTTTTTTTATACTACAATTTGTTTTCAAATATATTATACCACAACAAAATAAAAAATCAAGTTTTTAGAGAAATCTATTGAGACAACTCATACGGGATTGTTGGAAGTCAATATTTATGGAAATTTCGTTTTGTCTCAATAGAGTGTACTCTAAATGGACGTTACAAAGGAGCAAATATGGATATAAAATTTACAAAGTCATCACAATTTGCAAATGAATTTGAAAATTTCAAAGAAAGAAAAATCAACATTTACAAAGCCATTCACAAGACTATAAAAAAGATAGTTGAAATAGATATAGAAGATCATATCCAATCTTTTGATAGTTTAATGATAGTGGAAATATATGTAGAAATTTACAAAGAAGTGATCTATGTGCTGTATACGGCTAAAAAAATTGATGAAAATAAGATAAATATTTACCTTGAAAGGTTTGGAAGTAAACGGGAGTATAAGAATAGCTTTGAAGTAATAGAAAAAATGCAAAAGTAACTATGAAAGATAGAAAAGTAATAACAGTAAACGCATTTACTACAATTAAATATCTTCATATCAGAGACAACGAGCCTTGCCGAAACTAGCAGACATACAGGCGGTTGAAAAAATAAATAAGTCGGCGGAATCCTACCGTAAGTGGCAGATAAATAATGTAATCAGAGGGGGTTGTGGCTAGCAACGTAAAAAAATTAAGTGGTTATTAAATCCTAGAAATAGGGTTTAAGGTTCTTTGTTGCCTGCGGTTAGAGAGATAATTTAACTGTGGGGGAGGACTTAAACGAAGCTGAAAAGCGATTCTGTGGGCAAAGAAGCAGAAAAAAGTTTAAGACTTGCGACCGATTCCCCGAAATGATGGGAAAACGTCAAAATATTCTTCTGTTAAAACGCAGGAGGATAACTAGGCTTCCCTCAAACCCCTCATTCAAAGAAAATGACAAATTTTGTCAGGATTGTCAAGAGAAAAAATGTAATAAAAGACTATGGAAATAAAAAAACATGTTGATTAACTGGAAGTGTAGATATTTTTTATTGTTAAATATATCATGATGTGATAAAATAAGGACAAATAAAAAAATATCTTAGCGGTAACTAAGATATCTTGAAATTAAAAATTGTTGTCACGCAATTTTTTATTATAAATATTTCATATATTTATTTGTATGAAATTATTATATATCAAAAATGAATTATAGTCAAGCCCAAAAAAAGGCTTTAAAAATATATATTATTTATTCATTTTTCTTCGAGGTATCCAGTTGTCAATAATTGGATTTTTTTATTTTCCTAAATAAAGAAACAGGCAGGAGGAAAAATGAGACATATAGATTACTTCAAAGAAACTCTTTATAAAACGTCAAAAGGTTTTGTTTCAATAGCCTTTGCAGATGAAAAGACATGGACAGAATACATATACAGGATAAAAGAGTTTAGTACACAGATGACTTTATTTGAAAATAATGAAAGCCTAAATATATATAGTAGTGTAAATACATTCTATCAACCTAAGCGGAATTTTGAAAACCTGTATAATTTAAATTCATTATTCTGTGATATAGATTGTGTAAATCACGACATATCAATAAAGCATGCATATAAAGAATTATGGAAATTATGGGATAATGGAGTTATACCAGAGCCTAGTCTTGTAATAAATTCAGGTAGAGGATTACACGTGTACTGGCATTTAGATAATTGCTTTGCAAGTACCAAAAATAATATATCTTTTGTACCAACATATCAAGCATTATTAAATAGATTCGCTCAAAAACTAGCCTATTTAGGAGCTGATTTTAAAGCTTCTGAACCGTCAAGGGTGTTAGGGGTACCTGACACATTTAATATTAAGTCTAACACCCAAAGAAAGATAATAAAGCCTATGCTTGATCTAGTAGAAAGAGGTGTTTTACATCAGGAAGATATCAGATATAAAATAATAGAACTGGCAAATGTTTATCTTGAAAAACGTGAGTACAGAGAAAAAAGTGTAACTCACGAAAGAAGAAAATTAAAATTTAACGAATTAACACTTGCATTTTCAAGAATGGAAGATTATAAAAGTTTAATAAATATAAGGAATAAAGCAAGAATAAATGAGGGTTACCGCAATCAACTATTATATAATTACGGATTAGAAAATATAGATTATACCAAAACCAAGTCAAACCTTAATGAAAGTTTAATCGAAATAAATGGCTTATTCAGAAAACCATTGCATAAAAGAGAAGTAATAGGGGTAATAAAAAGTTTAGAGAAGTCAAAATTTAAGAAGATAAGGAATCAGACAATAATAGAGCAGTTAGAGATATCAACACAAGAACAGCAGATAATGAAAACATTGATAGAAAGAGAGATAAAAGTATCAAGATATGTAGCAAAAAAGAAACAGGCTATAAGAAATGAGAATGGGCTAACCAAAAGGCAACAGAGTAAAGAAGATAATATTTACCTTATTTTGGATAGTTATTATATTCAAAACCTTACTAGAAAGAAAATAGCAGGAAACTTGAAAATTTCATTAAGAACTGTTGATGATTATTTAGATAATATAATTGGAATAGAAGAAAAAATATTGTTCTTATTAGAAAAAAAGCTTAAATATAGAGAGATAGAGACAATTTTATCTATATCACAAAAAACAATTGCAAAAGTAAAAAAACAATATGAGGAAAGCAAAAAATAAAACAATAAACCCAGTGATTATAGGCTGTGCAGAAGAAAAAAAACAAAAAAACACTGTTGAAAAGGTGTCTTGTACAATAAATTAATAGCAGATTTTCATATTTCTTATGAGGAGGTTTCTATGAATAATATTCATTCTGATAAATCTTATGTGTTTAAAGTTAGTTTTGTCGAGGGTGTCTGGCGAAAAATTCAAATCCCGTCAGAATTTTCTCTTGATGCTTTACATTTAGCTATCATCAAGTCTTATAATTTTGAAGATGACCATTTATATGCTTTTTTTATGGATAATGTCTTATGGTCGTTAGAAAAAGTATTTTGGTCACCTTTTTCAGAAAGTTCTCCAAGTGCTGATAGTATAAAATTATCTTCGTTTGCTTTTAAAAAGGGAGATAGCTTTCTGTATCTCTTTGATTTTGGAGATGAATGGGTTTTTGATGTAACTTTTGTAAAAGAAGTTATCTGCGGAGGGCAAGAGATATCAATTTTAGGAAGTCGTGGTAAATCTCCAGAACAATATTCAAATTATGAGGAAGATTTTTATTGAAATTTTAGTTATGCTAATGTTTTAAAGAAATACACAAGAATTTAAGCTTTTGTGTATTTTTTTTATTTAAATAGAAATTTCCACTGAATACGACCTTCATATTTCGATTTTAAGAAACTTTTCTGTATGTGAGCAACAAAAACATGATTTAATTTTAAAAACATCTAAAATCGAAGATATAAGCTTATTTTGATATTTATGTAAAAATGAGAAAAAGTAGTGGTATATTTAAACACCTATAATTAATTAAATGAATAATTATCTTTGGAACGTCCAGATATTTTGAACGTTAAAGCTTAAAGCTAATTTTTTCAATGATTACAGGAGTTGCTGTGTTTTTTTCAAGAAAATGGATCAAAATCCTCTTGGGATAGTTCCATAATTTATGTCCTTTTTCCCAAATTGTAATTTTTTATCAATAAAACATACATTTAGAGGAGTTTAAATACTGTCTTTGAATATATGTGCGTTTCATAGTAAAAAAACTATTACTTTAATTTATGGATATACTCCTTTATTTCTATAATTCCGTTTCGTTGTTCTAATAACCCCGATCCCCAAAAAACAAAAAAATTGATTTTTTAATCAAAAAATCTTGATTTTGTACACGTACTATGATATAATATTTTTAGATTAAATATAATAGAGGTGATAAATAAAAAGAAAGTACTAATTTAATAATACTTTCTTAAAGTGTATAAATACTAATAGATGAGTTTATTATACGCTTTAAGGAGAATAAAATCAAATATTATTTTCCTTACTTATACATAGGAGGAAAAATGGAAAAAAAGATAATCGTAAAAAAAAGAAAATTGCAATATAGGCAACCTAATTCAAAACGTGGAGGTCAGTATTCTTTATCATTTCCATTAGATTTAATTGAGGATATGGAAATAAATGCTGAAGACAGAAATATTGAAATTATATATAATCCTATATTGAAAGAAATAAAAATAAAAAAAGATAATAACAAGGAGTGATCTTATGAAAATTTTGAGTTTTGTTAATCCAAAAGGGGGAGCTGCTAAGACAGTTTCGGCAATTACTTTTGCATATGCTTTAGTAAAAAGAGGAAAAAAAGTTTTATTAATAGATAGTGACCCTAGAAGTTCAATACAAGTTCATTTAAAAATAAACAATGAAAATAATTTAATAAAGCTTATTATGAAACAGTATAATGATGTTATAGTGACTGATTTTGAAAATTATATAACCCCCAAAAATGGGTTGGACATAATAATATCATCAGAAGAATTAATAAATTTAAATAATTATTTTATTTTAGAAAAAAAAGATAATCAAGCAATATATAGTTGTATAGAAAATT
Above is a genomic segment from Sebaldella sp. S0638 containing:
- a CDS encoding C40 family peptidase, producing the protein MKKIKIIIIFLLLSLSLFSSGEISFRKQREKVLKEQQEEDKGEQKQVKREKITTTNKEKSIRQAILETAFSKMGTPYIYGANGNGAYDCSSYVQFVYKKSINVNLPRVSYQQAESGKKVKVNQLKAGDLVAFDTLNKGRISHIGIYIGDNQFIHASSGYKKVVVSQLEGYYADKFKYGVKIL
- a CDS encoding plasmid pRiA4b ORF-3 family protein — translated: MNNIHSDKSYVFKVSFVEGVWRKIQIPSEFSLDALHLAIIKSYNFEDDHLYAFFMDNVLWSLEKVFWSPFSESSPSADSIKLSSFAFKKGDSFLYLFDFGDEWVFDVTFVKEVICGGQEISILGSRGKSPEQYSNYEEDFY
- a CDS encoding DNA topoisomerase; amino-acid sequence: MKLIIAEKPDLARAILTAIEGNEVSKNGYTEKGDYIVTWAFGHMLQLKDPEDYDIKYKKWSIEPLPLYFENWEHKISSEEKDKGKAEQLKIIEGLLNRCDEVIHAGDPDSEGQYLIDEILQFYNNKKPVKRILINDNNTEYIKKAFTKLEDNQKYISLGESAYARSVADMLLGINATRLYTCLNSNGELLSVGRVQTPTVGLVVNRDYAIENHVKEKYYELSITANNRDKTNNIVFTYQKTKDTPVNEDKLITDITFLENIKNEIKDTTLYDVKVSSKIKNENAPLPFNLAKLQAYCSQKYGYSAQQTQDITQSLREKHKAITYNRSDSQYLNEDHFLEAPEKLQVIFKNLNITVDRIDTTKKSKCFDNSKVTAHHAIIPTKAEIDISKFSKEELNVYEAIADFYIIQFLPPQVIKEKTGEFKVKEYEFKATGRKIIDLGYKKYLNNTPDEEEEKEQEGNSGISDFEDGNYEFINFMTNIVDKETKPLKAYTESTLLMDMTRVSKYIVDPEIKEILLRKDEGKKGENGSIGTPATRASIIEKLFEIGYITRVGKTIKATKKGKEFYNSLPSVLQTADMTALWWTIQEEIIENTKTADDLILSVLETVKAVLTASRKNILKSGNEKCPNCETGYVIPKIHRKYGAYWSCIDCNKNYPDKGGKPDFTERKPAEKSELKCPKDGGILYKNTGIHGDYWRCGSCKETYKDKDGTPELVKKENKKSGHKCGCGADLIERVNGTTGKIWYGCSKYPKCKRTYYPQDNGTIKESVKK
- a CDS encoding transglycosylase SLT domain-containing protein — translated: MLKILTILILLSFQIYSGEQEIKAYMKQQNSKLDNKTADRIYKNVIYYSKQYNVDPVLVFSVMKTESHFRHSTLSSAGARGLMQLMPFNFKEFDVDNSIEGNIKGGVMHLKRDYERTKNITKTLVCYNAGCGRLKNNEWHKIKETTDYITKINNVYPEIKKLYYTNLKVVDKTIVVDEDFIDEVEETEEPRKLTKQEKFQRNRIGFKRNVMNESEEKNDRNFKR